A window of the Vigna angularis cultivar LongXiaoDou No.4 chromosome 3, ASM1680809v1, whole genome shotgun sequence genome harbors these coding sequences:
- the LOC108324957 gene encoding FCS-Like Zinc finger 8, with product MLLRNRSRAVTKPGLMGDHSSQPSPNQSYRRTIPSLFSPKFRDFSVKCLSGAEALRSPTSILDTRALTPFGNPLSHEKKIETFAPPRVPSENRTSWDSKGIGLALVGALKDEPVLQTAAKPCSGTVLFGTKHRVKIPPLPLPPSSSESTKTCAVAGFAAKTKDSQKQIKDSPLSVATGVMSLSEMELFEEYTCVISHGPNPRTTHIFDNCIVESYCSLPNNTLSPSLNFLSICHTCKKHLQQTNDIFIYRGEKAFCSKECRQEEMVLDGAEISEFDEY from the exons ATGCTGCTCAGAAACAGATCAAGAGCTGTCACCAAACCAGGTTTGATGGGTGATCACAGCTCCCAGCCAAGTCCAAATCAGAGTTACAGAAGAACCATCCCTTCTTTGTTTTCACCCAAATTCCGTGACTTCTCAGTCAAGTGTCTCTCAGGAGCTGAGGCTTTGAGAAGCCCCACCTCCATTCTTGACACCAGAGCCTTAACCCCATTTGGGAATCCTTTGTCACATGAGAAGAAGATCGAAACTTTTGCCCCCCCAAGAGTACCCTCTGAAAACAGAACTTCATGGGACTCAAAAGGCATTGGTCTTGCTCTTGTTGGTGCACTTAAAGATGAACCTGTTCTTCAGACCGCAGCTAAACCGTGTAGTGGAACTGTTCTCTTTGGAACTAAGCATAGGGTCAAAATCCCTCCACTGCCACTCCCTCCTTCATCTTCTGAATCAACTAAAACATGTGCTGTTGCTGGTTTTGCTGCCAAAACCAAGGATTCCCAAAAGCAAATAAAGGATTCTCCGTTATCGGTTGCAACAGGTGTTATGAGTTTGAGTGAGATGGAACTTTTTGAAGAGTACACGTGTGTGATATCTCATGGACCTAATCCTAGAACAACACATATATTCGACAATTGTATCGTGGAAAGTTACTGTTCCCTCCCCAATAACACTCTCTCACCTTCACTCAATTTTCTTAGCATTTGTCACACTTGCAAGAAGCATCTCCAGCAGACaaatgacatttttatttaCAG AGGAGAGAAAGCTTTCTGCAGCAAAGAATGTCGTCAGGAAGAGATGGTGCTGGATGGAGCAGAAATTTCAGAATTTGACGAATACTGA
- the LOC128195821 gene encoding uncharacterized protein LOC128195821, which yields MKASHRLSEMFRDARNAGQRPNWLGEHIWNSLLAHWNTVEFRNKCAKAQRNRASERGGTLHTGGSITIHEHAIRMAQALGRAVHVDEVFAQTHVRKGTNQFVDERSRKTHEDFSTRLSQVRSEHESAPTPDDASNADDDIRRTQCWIDIVGGKKKGRVYGAGQLAANYTASRGGTLKHQPSSTSTPDEVLQLRQELHQRDQEITDLRAEFTNFKAMVMRVLPQTSQDEQNIPPTQCGLQRKTISLKPALHFTEGF from the exons atgaaagcatctcatcggctgtcagagatgtttagggatgcccgcaatgcaggaCAGCGCCCTAACTGGCTGGGTGAAcacatttggaactctttactggcccattggaatacagtagagtttcgtaataagtgtgccaaagcccaGCGGAATAGAGCGTCTGAAaggggtggcaccctgcatactggtgggtcgatcaccattcatgagcatgccattcgtatg gcacaggctctaggacgggcggtccatgttgatgaggtctttgcacagactcatgttcggaagggaactaatcaatttgttgatgaaagatctcggaagactcat gaagacttttctacgagactttcacaggttagatctgaacatgagtcagctcctacaccggatgatgccagtaatgcagatgatgacatccgtaggacacagtgctggatcgacatcgttggtgggaagaaaaagggacgagtgtatgGTGCGGGACagcttgctgcaaactatacagcatccagaggaggtactctgaagcaccagccTTCTTCCACCAGTACTCCTGACGAGGTTCTTCAACTCAGGCAGGAACTCCATCAACGTGACCAGGAGATCACTGATCTCAGAGCAGAGTTTACAAATTTTAAGGCCATGGTCATGAGAGTCTTGCCTCAAACCTCACAGGACGAACAAAATATTCCTCCCACCCA GTGTGGGTTGCAAAGAAAAACCATTTCTCTGAAACCTGCTCTGcattttaccgaaggcttttga
- the LOC108326387 gene encoding uncharacterized protein LOC108326387, with translation METLFVVEQHKNQYYSRSKSQGHARFGGSPSRGFRDINCRTFESGRTGILPSPLKSHGSPKSPPNSDYKTFGKVKVTPKSTPIPINGIACRRKEREDVPGGVDLLLSELWAGPTYSNSPPPSSLPIPKFSVKPKRTVSLNLPGSSPEIEMRPVAKSAPSSPAREHLDLPFTRDLFVNADSATKTLCRILNLNINDH, from the coding sequence ATGGAGACCCTTTTTGTTGTTGAGCAGCATAAGAACCAATACTACAGCAGGTCCAAGTCCCAGGGTCATGCTCGATTCGGGGGTTCACCTTCCAGGGGCTTTAGGGATATCAATTGCAGGACTTTTGAGTCTGGGAGGACAGGTATATTGCCATCTCCTTTGAAATCTCATGGTTCCCCTAAATCACCACCTAACTCTGACTACAAAACGTTTGGGAAAGTAAAAGTTACTCCCAAGAGCACCCCAATTCCCATCAATGGTATAGCTTGtaggagaaaagagagagaagatgTCCCTGGTGGTGTTGATCTTTTGCTTTCTGAGTTATGGGCTGGTCCTACCTACTCAAATTCTCCACCTCCTAGTTCCTTACCAATTCCCAAGTTTTCTGTCAAACCAAAGAGGACTGTGTCCCTTAATCTTCCTGGTTCCTCCCCTGAGATTGAAATGCGCCCGGTGGCTAAATCTGCACCCTCTTCCCCTGCCAGGGAGCATTTGGATTTGCCTTTTACTAGGGATCTCTTTGTTAATGCTGATTCTGCTACGAAGACCCTGTGTCGGATTCTTAATCTTAACATCAATGACCACTGA
- the LOC108325696 gene encoding non-specific lipid transfer protein GPI-anchored 5 has product MGFRGFMLCLVTVMVGTIWTKNATAQSGCTSTLTSLSPCLNYVMGSSSTPSGPCCSQLSSIVQSSPQCLCSVLNGGSTFGITINQTLALSLPGACKVQTPPVSQCQAGNGPTPPSTAPLASPSDSSAESPQESISPSSSDFPSGAGSKTVPSIDGGSSDGNAIEVRSHLVFYLIAIVSCVLTFIKF; this is encoded by the exons ATGGGTTTTAGAGGGTTTATGTTGTGTCTAGTTACGGTTATGGTGGGAACCATATGGACTAAAAATGCTACTGCTCAATCAGGTTGCACCAGTACACTGACTAGCTTGAGCCCTTGCCTGAACTACGTAATGGGAAGTTCTTCAACCCCATCAGGTCCATGTTGCTCACAGCTCTCAAGCATTGTCCAATCTTCACCACAGTGCCTTTGCTCCGTCCTCAATGGTGGTTCCACTTTCGGAATTACCATTAATCAGACTCTTGCTTTGTCTCTCCCTGGCGCTTGTAAAGTTCAAACACCCCCAGTTAGCCAGTGTCAAG ctGGGAATGGACCAACACCTCCTTCCACTGCTCCACTTGCTTCTCCTTCTGATTCCTCAGCTGAATCACCTCAAGAGTCGATATCACCTTCTTCTTCAGACTTTCCCTCAG GTGCGGGATCTAAAACGGTTCCATCAATAGATGGTGGTTCATCTGATGGAAACGCTATTGAAGTCCGCTCTCACTTGGTGTTCTATCTTATTGCCATTGTGTCTTGTGTCTTAACCTTCATCAAGTTCTGA